GGCCACGATCTCGGCTGGGGTGTTCAGGCCGTCGGGCGAAGCGCTGGTATGACAATGGGTCTCAACCTTCCACATGAGCCTGTCTCGATCGCTGGGGGCAAGGCGCGCGGCACGCGTCACCTCGCCGGGGTTTCATGGTCCGATCAATCCTCTTTCAGGGTCGCCCCCAAGGAGCGTAACGCCTCGACGAAGGTGGGGAAAGATTCGGCCACGCTTTCGGCGCCGTGCACGGTCACGGGTTCCCGCGCGGCCAACCCGGCCACGGCTAGGCTCATAGCCAGGCGATGGTCGCCATGGGCGTCCACCTTGCCACCCCGCCAATGGCGGCTGCCGTGAATGACAAAGCCATCGGGACGCTCTTCGGCCGCCACCCCCAGCGCCCGCAGTTGGATGACCAGGGCGCTGATGCGATCGCTTTCCTTATGGCGCAGTTCCCCCGCATCCTGGACGATGGTGTCGCCCTGAGCCGCCGCAGCCAGCACGGCAAAAGCCGGGAATTCGTCGATCATGCGCACCACCAGATCCCCCGCCACGGTGATGCCGTGAAGCGTGGAGGTGTAGTGTACCTCCAGGTCGCCCACAGGTTCACCGTACACCTCACCGACAGGCATGGTCTTCACCCTGGCCCCCATGGCCTGCAGGGCGTCCAGCAAGCCGGTGCGGGTGGGGTTGAGCAACACACCCCGCAGGCGCACCCGGGAACCGGGCACCAGCAACGCCGCGACCAGCAAGAACGCCGCTGAAGAGATGTCGCCGGGCAAGGTCAGGCGCAAGGGACGCAGCGATGCGTGCAGGGGGCCTTCGAGCGCCACCGTGTACCGGTCCGGGCGGTGCAACGGCGCCCCCATGGCGGCCAGAAGACGCTCGGTGTGGTCGCGGGAAGGGCCGGGCTCCCGCAAGAGGGTGCGTCCCCGAGCGGCCAAAGCAGCCAGCAACAGAGCCGTTTTCACCTGCGCCGAAGCCACCGGCAAAGCGTAAGTGATGGCGCGCAGGGGCTCCCCCTCCGGGCGGGCGGCCAGGCGAAGCGGCGCATGGCCGTCGGTATCCTCAATAGGGACGCCCATATGGCGCAGCGGTTCGGTCACGCGGCGCATGGGCCGGCGGCGCAGGCCCGGCGAACCGTCCAACACCGCCGGTAGCCCGGCGGCGGCCAGCACCCCGGCCAACAAACGCATGGTGGTGGCCGAGTTGCCGCAATTCAGAGGAACCTCCGGCGCCCGCAGGCCACCCAACCCCCGGCCCACCACCGTCAGGGTGGAGCCTTCCCAGCGCCACACCACCCCCAGAGCGGTGAGCGCATCCAACAGCGGGCGGGTCACGCCGGCCAAGAGAAAATTCTCCACCCGGCTTTCCCCCTCGGCCAGGGCGGCGAACAGGGCCGCCCGGTGCGAAAGGGATTTGTCGCCGGGCAGGGTGAGGGTGCCCCAGAGCGGGGCCTGAGCGGGGAACACGGTCAGGGGCATGTCCATCCTCCGGGGGGACCTTACCTGCGGGCCCGGCGGCGCACACGTGAGATCCCGATGACCAGGGCTCCGGGGAGCAGCGTGAACCCGAGGGAAGGCAGGCAACGCAGGGGCCAGGAGCCTGATGGAGGCACAGCAGTTTCCGTTGGGGTGGGGGCAGGCGTCGGCCTCTGCTGGGGGCCGGAGGGCGTTGTGGGCGTCGGTGAAGGCGGCGGGGAGGTGTTCCAGGAATACGGCGTAGGGAACACATAGCCCTGGGTCGGCGTGGGGGAAGGCGCCGGGGTGGCAGGAACGCCCATCCAGGTCAGCCATCCGGCGACAAAGGCCTCCCAGGAAACCCCCAAAGCCTCTTCAAAGGCCTGGCGGGTGGTCCGA
This portion of the Anaerolineae bacterium genome encodes:
- the aroA gene encoding 3-phosphoshikimate 1-carboxyvinyltransferase, with the translated sequence MDMPLTVFPAQAPLWGTLTLPGDKSLSHRAALFAALAEGESRVENFLLAGVTRPLLDALTALGVVWRWEGSTLTVVGRGLGGLRAPEVPLNCGNSATTMRLLAGVLAAAGLPAVLDGSPGLRRRPMRRVTEPLRHMGVPIEDTDGHAPLRLAARPEGEPLRAITYALPVASAQVKTALLLAALAARGRTLLREPGPSRDHTERLLAAMGAPLHRPDRYTVALEGPLHASLRPLRLTLPGDISSAAFLLVAALLVPGSRVRLRGVLLNPTRTGLLDALQAMGARVKTMPVGEVYGEPVGDLEVHYTSTLHGITVAGDLVVRMIDEFPAFAVLAAAAQGDTIVQDAGELRHKESDRISALVIQLRALGVAAEERPDGFVIHGSRHWRGGKVDAHGDHRLAMSLAVAGLAAREPVTVHGAESVAESFPTFVEALRSLGATLKED